Proteins encoded by one window of Lycium barbarum isolate Lr01 chromosome 11, ASM1917538v2, whole genome shotgun sequence:
- the LOC132617851 gene encoding GDSL esterase/lipase At1g28610-like isoform X2, producing MAALNATFACIVFFLLLFCSTNNCEAKCFKAIISFGDSLTDTGNLIHLSENSNYKQQQIVQCGLLPYGETFFHHPTGRCSDGRLVIDFLGESLGLPLVPPYIGRKNVGSRNFREGVNFAVAGATALNHSLLEELGIYNPQTNVSLGTQLRWFKEMLSSLCQSSSGGMPIQMVQPMVPLVINYIGQIINEVIKLGAETLIVPGNLPLGCLPAYLDRFMSTNKNDYYDPNTGCINWLNEFSEYHNEMLQVELNRLQQLHPHATIIYGDYYNALMQLYLSPQKYGFKSAIVACCGGKGPYQVDISTQCGDSSANVCDDPSTFVSWDGIHSTEAAYKWMAQSIISGPFSIPHINELCTFRVSTT from the exons ATGGCAGCACTTAATGCAACATTTGCCTGTATTGTTTTTTTCCTCCTCTTGTTCTGTTCAACTAATAATTGTGAAGCTAAATGCTTCAAAGCTATTATCAGTTTTGGAGATTCACTTACAGATACTGGAAATTTAATTCATCTATCAGAAAATTCCAATTATAAACAACAGCAAATAGTGCAGTGTGGATTGTTACCCTATGGAGAAACTTTCTTTCATCACCCAACTGGGCGATGTTCTGATGGTCGCCTTGTTATCGATTTTCTTG GTGAGAGTTTAGGGCTTCCACTGGTTCCCCCTTACATTGGTAGAAAAAATGTAGGCAGCAGAAATTTTAGAGAAGGGGTGAATTTTGCAGTTGCTGGGGCCACAGCTCTTAATCACTCACTTTTGGAAGAACTTGGAATTTACAACCCTCAAACTAATGTCTCTTTAGGAACTCAATTGAGATGGTTCAAAGAAATGTTGTCCTCTCTTTGCCAATCATCCTCAG GTGGAATGCCCATACAAATGGTTCAACCAATGGTACCTCTAGTTATTAATTACATCGGCCAGATTATTAAT GAAGTCATCAAACTTGGAGCTGAAACACTTATAGTTCCTGGAAATTTACCATTAGGATGTTTACCAGCCTATTTGGATCGTTTTATGAGTActaataaaaatgattattatgATCCAAACACTGGTTGCATTAATTGGCTAAATGAGTTTTCTGAGTACCATAATGAGATGCTTCAAGTTGAACTCAATCGCCTTCAACAACTTCATCCTCATGCCACAATTATTTATGGAGATTACTACAATGCATTGATGCAACTTTACCTTTCTCCCCAAAAATATG GATTCAAAAGTGCTATTGTGGCTTGTTGTGGAGGAAAGGGCCCATACCAAGTTGATATTTCTACACAATGTGGCGACTCCTCTGCAAATGTTTGTGATGATCCATCAACATTTGTTAGCTGGGATGGTATACACTCAACAGAGGCTGCATATAAATGGATGGCCCAAAGCATAATTAGTGGCCCATTTTCCATTCCTCATATCAATGAATTATGCACTTTTCGAGTTTCTACAACATAA
- the LOC132617851 gene encoding GDSL esterase/lipase At1g28610-like isoform X1, with protein sequence MAALNATFACIVFFLLLFCSTNNCEAKCFKAIISFGDSLTDTGNLIHLSENSNYKQQQIVQCGLLPYGETFFHHPTGRCSDGRLVIDFLGESLGLPLVPPYIGRKNVGSRNFREGVNFAVAGATALNHSLLEELGIYNPQTNVSLGTQLRWFKEMLSSLCQSSSECKDFLKSSLILFGEIGGNDYNFPLLGGMPIQMVQPMVPLVINYIGQIINEVIKLGAETLIVPGNLPLGCLPAYLDRFMSTNKNDYYDPNTGCINWLNEFSEYHNEMLQVELNRLQQLHPHATIIYGDYYNALMQLYLSPQKYGFKSAIVACCGGKGPYQVDISTQCGDSSANVCDDPSTFVSWDGIHSTEAAYKWMAQSIISGPFSIPHINELCTFRVSTT encoded by the exons ATGGCAGCACTTAATGCAACATTTGCCTGTATTGTTTTTTTCCTCCTCTTGTTCTGTTCAACTAATAATTGTGAAGCTAAATGCTTCAAAGCTATTATCAGTTTTGGAGATTCACTTACAGATACTGGAAATTTAATTCATCTATCAGAAAATTCCAATTATAAACAACAGCAAATAGTGCAGTGTGGATTGTTACCCTATGGAGAAACTTTCTTTCATCACCCAACTGGGCGATGTTCTGATGGTCGCCTTGTTATCGATTTTCTTG GTGAGAGTTTAGGGCTTCCACTGGTTCCCCCTTACATTGGTAGAAAAAATGTAGGCAGCAGAAATTTTAGAGAAGGGGTGAATTTTGCAGTTGCTGGGGCCACAGCTCTTAATCACTCACTTTTGGAAGAACTTGGAATTTACAACCCTCAAACTAATGTCTCTTTAGGAACTCAATTGAGATGGTTCAAAGAAATGTTGTCCTCTCTTTGCCAATCATCCTCAG AATGCAAAGATTTTCTGAAAAGTTCCCTTATTCTgtttggagaaattggaggaaatgaTTATAATTTTCCCTTATTAGGTGGAATGCCCATACAAATGGTTCAACCAATGGTACCTCTAGTTATTAATTACATCGGCCAGATTATTAAT GAAGTCATCAAACTTGGAGCTGAAACACTTATAGTTCCTGGAAATTTACCATTAGGATGTTTACCAGCCTATTTGGATCGTTTTATGAGTActaataaaaatgattattatgATCCAAACACTGGTTGCATTAATTGGCTAAATGAGTTTTCTGAGTACCATAATGAGATGCTTCAAGTTGAACTCAATCGCCTTCAACAACTTCATCCTCATGCCACAATTATTTATGGAGATTACTACAATGCATTGATGCAACTTTACCTTTCTCCCCAAAAATATG GATTCAAAAGTGCTATTGTGGCTTGTTGTGGAGGAAAGGGCCCATACCAAGTTGATATTTCTACACAATGTGGCGACTCCTCTGCAAATGTTTGTGATGATCCATCAACATTTGTTAGCTGGGATGGTATACACTCAACAGAGGCTGCATATAAATGGATGGCCCAAAGCATAATTAGTGGCCCATTTTCCATTCCTCATATCAATGAATTATGCACTTTTCGAGTTTCTACAACATAA